Proteins encoded together in one Roseibacterium elongatum DSM 19469 window:
- a CDS encoding adenine phosphoribosyltransferase, which translates to MLDTKVLQDYIRTIPDFPHEGIMFRDVTTLFQDPRGFRLAVDQLLAPFVGQRIDMVAGLEARGFILGGAVAHQLSKGFVPIRKKGKLPAATIEQEYELEYGSATVEIHDDALKPGDKVLLVDDLLATGGTAEAGIKLIERLGAEVVGCAFVVDLPEIGGRKRLEDMGMAVHALCHYAGA; encoded by the coding sequence ATGCTCGATACCAAGGTGCTGCAGGATTACATCCGCACCATCCCCGATTTCCCGCACGAAGGGATCATGTTTCGCGACGTGACCACCCTGTTTCAGGACCCGCGCGGGTTTCGCCTTGCGGTCGATCAGTTGCTGGCCCCGTTCGTCGGACAACGCATCGACATGGTGGCCGGCCTCGAGGCGCGGGGTTTCATCCTAGGGGGCGCGGTGGCCCACCAACTGTCGAAAGGGTTTGTCCCGATCCGCAAGAAGGGCAAGCTGCCCGCGGCGACCATCGAACAGGAGTATGAACTGGAATACGGAAGCGCCACGGTCGAAATCCATGACGATGCGCTGAAACCGGGCGACAAGGTGCTGCTGGTGGACGACCTGCTGGCAACGGGCGGCACGGCCGAAGCGGGGATCAAACTGATCGAACGGCTGGGGGCCGAGGTCGTCGGCTGCGCCTTTGTCGTCGATCTGCCCGAGATCGGCGGCCGCAAAAGGCTGGAGGATATGGGCATGGCCGTACATGCCCTGTGCCACTACGCCGGCGCCTAG
- a CDS encoding DUF6280 family protein, with protein MRDFVDGTAFNFEQGQRARKLFAAVVLAALDDAIADDKKYGNGPEQIARWARSRDGREVLSCAGIDPNERVVEGLMKFVASGVRTSVALSREESERRSQAEAA; from the coding sequence ATGCGAGATTTCGTTGATGGCACCGCCTTCAACTTCGAACAGGGTCAACGCGCGCGGAAACTCTTCGCCGCGGTCGTTCTCGCGGCACTTGATGACGCGATTGCCGATGACAAGAAATATGGCAATGGTCCTGAGCAAATCGCCCGCTGGGCGCGCTCGCGCGATGGTCGCGAGGTGCTGAGCTGCGCCGGCATCGACCCGAATGAGCGTGTCGTCGAAGGGCTGATGAAGTTCGTCGCCAGCGGCGTGCGGACCTCGGTCGCGCTCAGCCGCGAGGAAAGCGAGCGCCGCAGCCAGGCCGAAGCCGCCTGA